Genomic segment of Euleptes europaea isolate rEulEur1 chromosome 6, rEulEur1.hap1, whole genome shotgun sequence:
GTAGAAGTGACTATTTGATTCCACCCTATGCTgtacttgtatatttgtaaattaaGCAATTTACAaattacaggagaattacacaactttaaggctgacaatgaggaaattgaaattgttcaagactttctattccttggctccaccatcaatcaaaagggagactgcagccaagaaatcagaaggagattgggactgggaagggcagccatgaaggagctagaaaatattttgaagtgtaaggatgtgtcactggccaccaagactagattaattcatgccatcgtattccctgctactatgtatgggtgtgaaagctggacagtgaaaaaagctgataggaagaaaatagattcctttgaaatgtggtgttggaggagagtgttacagattctgtggactgccaaaaaaataaatcagtgggttatagatcaaatcaagcctgacctgaccctagaagctaaaatgactaaactgcggctatcgtattttggtcacgctatgagacaacaagagtcactggaaaagacagtcatgctaggaaaagatgagggcagcaggaaaagaggaagacccaacaagagatggactgactcaataaaggaatccacagccttcaatttgcaagatctgagcaaggctgtcaaagataggacattttggaggactttcattcatagggtcgctatgagtcggaagcaacttgacggcacttaacacacacacacaaattaagtAAATATTATAACACTGCGTTAAGTCTCCagcactctcccctcccaaaGAAGCTAATGCAAGTAAGTGGTGCTGTTACAGTGCCACTCTCTGTCCCCGaccctgtcctaaaaacctccagactaacaaagactacagtccacaataaccaTGCGGATTagtcttggattccacatgttaacagatcacttcaggatacaatggttccacattaacataccacaccctcattagcacattatcttgatacttacaggacaatgattagcacattacctttaatactttgcaggacaatgactcagctcaaacccaacccccttctgactatatattactcttcctacacacttgacactgagagacactgtccttcagtgttactcctctgaagatgcctgccacagctgctggcaaaacgtcaggaaagaaaataccaagaccatggtcacacagtccTATCAGATGTTCTTGCCGCATCATTGCGAGTTCGATGCCAAACTCGCTCTAGCTGTCTAAGCTCCCATTTCATCACCAGGAGGCCCTCAGTATACTAAGGGGTCCAGGTTTGGCAGGGGCGAAGAGGGCATCTGGGTGCAATGTCATCGATAGCAGCAGAGGGTCGGCTATGCCAATCTTCCACTAACACATCGAGAGAATTgccagggggtagggttgccaacctccagatactgaaaGTTAAACATAAACCTCGTGCTTAAGTAGGAAGTTTAAAAGATAACAGCAAGCTACTAGtagtgtgccatcagtgcttgctgttatcttttaaacctccagatactagctggagatctcctgctattactactgatctccagccgatagagatcagttcccctggagaaaatgactgctttggcaattggactctatggcattgaaatccctcccctccccaaaccccgccctcctctggctttgcctaaaaaacctcccgccagtggcaaaaaaggacctggcaaccctaccagggggaATAGGATCCCTCTGGAATCCCATGGGATCCATGAGTCTCCACTAGTGAGCATAAATCAGCTCGTTGCCCAAACAGGGAGGAGGCAGGAAGTTAATCCGGGCTTTCAGGACTCTGTGGTCTGACCATAAAACCTCCTCTTTTGGCATCAGACCCAGACCTATCCCAGACACGAAGATCAGATCTAGCGTGTGGCCTGTTTGTTGCGTGGGTCAGTAGTTTACTACTGAGGTCAGTTCCTTCAGGGCGACTGTTTCGTTTTGtggatgctggctgaaacagcatccagaaaacacaggcaataCACATGAAAATGtgctgggagagcgaggcgacctctgacagaaaaggcatgcgtaatcaaagcaaagccctgaagcagtcggggtgggggggtgacctCAAGGGAAACAGCCTTGAATAAAAGGCCTTTGTCAAGCTGGAAGGTAAGGGAAAAAGAGAAGAGGAAAGGATGTTTTGGGGCCTGTCATCTGCAGCTAAGCTGctgtcctaaggacactttcctggaaataagtcccattagATAAgataggacttacttccaaggaGATTTGCTTAGGTGTGTTTCCTTAATTAGATGACATAATGTTGGGTGCAAAGCAAGTGTCAGGAACAGAAGCAAAAAAATGGCCACACTCCCATTGAGAATAGAAAGTCAGTCATCTCGACACGAATCCCTTCTAAGGCAGAGAGTAGAAGAAAATCATGAAAGCATTTGATTCCTTATATTAACAAACCTGGAAATTAATTTCAGATGATGCAGTAGATGAAGAATCAATAGAAACCCAGTGAAAGGGTTTTacatgcttgtggaccaacatgGCTCTCTACAGCCTGTCTAGGGAAATTTAGAACTCAGTTCTAAGAGACATACGCTATAGAACATGTTACTGCTAAACTGAATTTTTCACAACAAACTTTCAATATAAAATTATGTTCACTAATTGGCTTGGCACATTAACAGTTTTTATAAAAGCTTGTAAGAATGTGTATCAGTTCTTCTGAGTTAAGAATGTCATGTTATGTAGCATAAAAGTAGTAATGGGAAAATTGAGATCCCAAAGAAGGTGGCCTCCTTGCCACATTCATACAAAGATTCTCCTTATTGCTGCAGCCCCTGTGCCTCCCCAAAAGTTGCTCCTGAGGGCTGGGGGACCCTGGAGAATGCAGTGGCATGGAGTGTATGGGGCTGAATCCAGAATGGGGAActggcagaaccccccccccaaaaaaaacttcttATGTTAATGGAAAATTCCCCCCAGCTCACTCTATTCATGCTCTCCCCAACAGGCAGAGGTCCATCAGGCATCCTAGACCACTTGTCCTTATCCAGTTTGAAGACCATAAAATTTTATCATGGCTCAAACACAATGGGCATATGTGATACCGCGGAGTGTCAGTACCAAAGCATCCTGGCTTTGGACCCAGTCTATAATTTCATTTCTGTTAAATCAACCCAAGCAAATAAAATTAGGTGGATACAGATGGATTAATTTGGGTAAAGCATTTCTTCTACTGAACATTTATCTTAACGTAAGCTACATGCTACTAATTACCTGTAGCTTAAAAAACTATCACAGTATACTGATGAAAATGTCACAACCTGTGTGATGCAATGAGCCGTGGTGAGCTTAGAGAGTGAAAATAGATGACTGTTTGGCTGTTTGACCCACCACCACTCCATTTAAAACTGTGACAAGATAGCTACAAGAATCTACTGCAACCCATCCTCAGCACTTAGGTGAAAGTGAAAAAGTAGTGTCAACCAATTAATAATCAATAACCAATTAACCACCATGTGATAATTTCACACAAAAAAGCATGATGGTGGACATCTATCCAAAGTTAAAACGGTCAAGGGCACAAGTCTCAGGATGATGCAGAAGGAAATAAATAGTAACATCTGGAAGGCACTACTCACTTCAACCGTTACAGAGGGCTCACTCTGTTCATACCATGCCATTCTAGTACCCCACAACTGAGGACAGGAAAGGCCTTTGAGAAAGAATCTACCAGAGAAGAACAGCCTCACTTTTTCAGAGCCAAGTAACAACTTGCATGTGGGATGGCCCCTGTCTGAACAGGACTGGAAAGTTGGTGTAGATCCCGAACAGACCTGACAGACCACTGAGCCAGCTCCTGCAGCACCTTCATGCCCCTCAGTTTCTTCTCAAACAAGCCTCTTTCACGAGCATCCCGGCTACCTTCCAGTTCTTTGGCCGGCACACTGTGCTCCAATATCACCATCAGTTCTTCCAGTTGGTAAGCCAAAGCAGAGACTTGGAGCAAGACTGACTGGATAGACTTGTGGAAATCTAAATCATTTGGGGTCAAGCAGGACCTCTGCTCTTCTAGGATCtcattcaacaagatctgaaatGCCCAATAGGCCTTCAGGTTATCTCTCAGCCGCTCAGCATCTGACGCTTCACTCCATTGCTCAGTGCTGGCTGTTGGCACCCCGTCCATCAAGTCAAGGCTGAAGTTTTTGTCCAAACCCTGCTTCTCTACCTAAAAGGACAGAGCAAAAAGGAATGAATTTTAGAAGAATCGTTTTACACATTTCCCTCCTTTTATATGCACTACACTGACAGCAGTTCCTTTTGTTAACAAAAACCTTATCCCTATCACAAGGA
This window contains:
- the CNTF gene encoding ciliary neurotrophic factor, encoding MAAAGRAPGASPGHADLCRRTVLLLRKMRADVGSLLESYVEKQGLDKNFSLDLMDGVPTASTEQWSEASDAERLRDNLKAYWAFQILLNEILEEQRSCLTPNDLDFHKSIQSVLLQVSALAYQLEELMVILEHSVPAKELEGSRDARERGLFEKKLRGMKVLQELAQWSVRSVRDLHQLSSPVQTGAIPHASCYLALKK